DNA sequence from the Agromyces aureus genome:
GCCGTGATGTGCAGGCGCCTGGCGCCCGGTCCGACCACGATGAGCTGCGAGATGCCGAGCCGCACCGCGAGCAGGCCGATGCGGTCGTGCTCCTCGCCCGAGAACTCCCCGAGTTCGCTCATCTCGCCGAGGACGGCGATGGTCCGGGTGCCCGGGGCCTTGACCTGGGCGAGCGTCTTGATCGCCGCGCTCATGGAGTCGGGGCTGGCGTTGTACGCGTCGTTGATGACCGTGACGTCGTCGCGCCCGCCCATGACCTGCATGCGCCAGCGCTCGGCCAGCGTGACCTGCTCGAGCGCCGCGACGACGTCGGCCAGCGCCACGCCCAGTTCGACGGATGCCGCGACGGCCGCCAGTGCATTCATCACGTGATGCTCGCCGAGCACGCCGAAGTGCACGCGGGCGGATTCGCCGCCGGGCACGTGCACGGTGAACTCGGTGCCGCGGGCGTGCACGACGAGGTCGTCGGCGCGCACGTCGGCGGCGGAGCCGAGTCCGAAGGTGACGACCCTGGCCTCGGTGAGACCGGCCATCGGCGCCACCCGCGGGTCGTCGAGGTTGAGCACCGCGACATCCGTGGGCAGCAGGTCGGTGACCATCTCGGACTTCGCGCGAACGGTCTGCTCGATGCCGCCGAACTCGCCGGCGTGCGCGAGGCCGACCTTCAGCACGATGCCAATGTCGGGACGGGCCATGCGCACGAGGCGCGCGATCTCGCCGACGCCCGAGGCACCCATCTCGGCCACGAGGAACTTCGTGTCGTGCGCGAGCGCGAGCATCGTGATCGGGCCGCCGACCTCGTTGTTGTACGACGCCCGGGCAGCCACCGTCGGCCCGACGTGCTCGAGCACCGCGCGCAGCAGGTTCTTCGTCGTCGTCTTGCCGTTCGAGCCCGTGACGCCGACGATCTTCAGGTCGCCGTGGGCGCGCACGCGCGCGACGACGTCGGTCGCGAGCGCACCGAGCGCGACGACCGAGTCCTCGACGACGATCTGCGGAACCTCGAGGTCGAGTTCGTGCTCGACGACGAGCAGCGCCGCGCCCTGGTCGGCGGCAGCGGGTGCGAAGCGGTGGCCGTCGTCGAACTCGCCGCGCTTGGCGAAGAACACGTCGCCGGGGGCGATCTCACGGGAGTCGGTGGTGACGGTGCCGTCGACGAGCGTCGCGGACGTCGCATCCGTCGAACGCAGGCGGAGCGACCCGCCGACGGCCGCGGCGATCTCGTCGAGACTGAGGGCGATCATGCGAGCCACCCGGCTTCGCGGAGCGCGGCGCGCGCATCGTCTCGTGCTGAGTAGGGGATCTTGACGCCTTTCACTTCGTGATAGTCCTCGTGACCCGGGCCGGCGTAGAGGATCGAGTCGCCGTCGCCGGCGAGGGCGAGCGCAGCGCGGAACGCGGCACGCGGGTCGGCGATCTCGTGGAGCTCGCGGTCTGGCACCGCGGCTCTGGCGCCCTCGATGAGGGCCGCGCGGATCTCCGCGGGGTCCTCCCATCGGGGGTGGAAGTCGGTGATGACGACGACATCGGCGCCGCGCGCGGCGATCGCGCCCATGTCGGCGCGCTTCGTCGTGTCGCGGTCACCGTCGGCGCCGAAGACCATGATCACGCGCCCGGTGGTCGTTCGACGGATCGCGTCGAGCGTCTGCAGGAAGGCGTCGGGGCTGTGACCGTAGTCGATGTAGACGGTCGGTCCGCGCTCGCCCGAGATGCGCTCGGCGCGGCCCGGGATGTACGCGTCGATGCCGTCGGCGCCGAGGCTCGCCCCGATGCGCTCGAGGTCGTAGCCCGCCTCGACGAGCATGACGATCGCGAGCGCCGCGTTCGCGGCCATGTACCAGCCGAGCAGCGGCACCCGGGTCGCGAGGCTCCGGCCGTCGGGGCCGTCGAGACGGAACGCCGTGTACGTCGGCTGCTCCTCGGTCACCGTCAGGCGCCAGTCGGCCGCGACGTCGGGCTTCGTCGTGAGCGTGGTGACCGGGATGCGCGAGTCCTCGACGAGACGTCGTCCCCACTCCGAGTCGACCGTGACCACGCCGCGGCGTGCGCGCTCGGGCTGGAACAGGTCGCGCTTCGCCTCGTAGTAGACGTCCATCGACGCGTAGTCGTCGAGGTGGTCGTGGGTGAGGTTGGTGAACCCCGCGACGTCGAACACGAGTCCGTCGACGCGGTGGCGCGAGAGCGCCTGCGCCGAGACCTCGACGCCGACCGCGCGCACGTCGACCTCGCGCATGCGGGCGAGCAGGGCGTGGAGCTCGCTCGCCTCGGGGGTGGTGAGCGAGCTCGTGACGGCCTCGTCGCCGATGCGTCGCTCGGCCGTGGAGGTGAGTCCTGCGACGACGCCGAGCTGGCGCAGGATGCCGAAGAGCAGGTACACGACGCTCGTCTTGCCGTTCGTGCCCGTGACCGCGAACAGCGTCGCCGGGTTCTCGTCGGTGCGGTGGATCCACGCCGCGACATCGCCGAGCGTGGCGCGCGCGTCGTCGGCGACGAGCACGGGCAGGCCCGAGTCGGCGGCGAGGAGCGCGCCCGCGGCATCCGTCAGCACGGCGACCGCACCGGCGTCGCGAGCCGCGGCGGCGTACTGCGCGCCGTGCGCGTTGCGGCCGGGGACGCCCACGTAGAGATCGCCGGTGCGCACGGTGTTCGACGACAGCACGACGCCCGTGACCTCGAGGTCGCCCAGGTCGCCGCGCACTTCGAGCGCGAACGTCTCGGCCAGTCCGCGAAGCGATCGGGGGGCGGGGTGCTGAGGCCGGAGGGCCGTGGGAGGCGATCCGGTCACGAACCCAACTTTCTCACCAGGTTTCTGGCAGGTCAGGCGCCGCGGCGCCGGATGGAATCGTCCGATACTTCTTCAGCACCTGGCTCATGACCTGTTGGAACACGGGAGCGGATGCGGCGGACGAATTCATCTTAACGGCATTCATGATGCTGACCGAAACGACGAACTCGGGGTCGTCGGCCGGCGCGAAGCCCGAGACCGAGACCAGGTACTCCTTGCGGTACCCGCCGTTGCCGTCGGGCACCTGTGCGGTGCCGGTCTTCGCGGCGACGCGATAGCCGGGAATGTTCCAGTCCTTGGCGAGCCAGCCCTTCGTGTACACGTTCTCGAGCATCTCGCTCGTCTCACGCGCGGCCTGTTCGCTGATCACCTGCGTGCCCGTGACCTCGGGCGAGGTGGTCTTCCCGTCGGCGCCGGTGCAGCCCTCGACGAGTTGCACGGGCATGCGCACGCCCCCGTTCGCGATGGTCTGGTAGGCGCTCGCGATCTGCACCGCGGTCGTGGTGAGGCCCTGTCCGAACATCGTCGCGTAGCGGGTCTGGTCGTCCCAGTCGGCCGGGTCCCCGTGCAGGTCGCCGGAGGCCTCGGCCGGGAAGCCGACCTCGCTCACGCGGCCGAAGCCGAACTTCTGCATGTACTCGAACCGCTGCTGGTCGGTCAGCATCTCGCCGAACTTCGACATGCCCGTGTTCGACGAGTCGATGAGCACCCCGGTCAGGGTGTACCGCGTGTCGTCGTGGTAGAAGCTGTCGTTGACGTCGGCCCCGCCGACCTTGTAGCGGTACCCGGCGACGATCTGACTGAGCGGGTTCGCCTTGCCCGCGTCCTCGACGGATGCGGCGGTCACGGCCTTGAACGTCGACCCGGGCTCGAACGGCGCCGTGAACGTGCGCGAGCCTCGATCGCCCGAGTCCGTCGCAGCGGGGTCGTTCGGGTCGACGGTGGGCACGTCGGCGACGGCGAGCAGCTTGCCGGTCTTGGCCTCCATGACCGTGACGGTCGCCCATTCCGCACCGACCGCGAGTCGCTGCGCCTCGGCGATGCGCTGCACCTCCCACTGCAGGTCGGAGTCGATGGTCAACTGCAGCTTGCCGCCGTTCCTCGCCTGCTTGTGCACGACCTCGGTGCCGGGGATCTCGACCCAGTCCTGCAGGCTCGGGATGTACGTGACCTCCCCGTCCTCGCTCGCGAGGCAGGCATCCTGACCCAGCTCGAGGCCGGCCTGCGCCGCGCCGTCCTCGCCGACCCAGCCGAGCAGGTTGCCGCCGACCGCGCCGTTCGGGTAGCTGCGGCTCGGGTGCGGGTACTGCACGACCCACGGGATGTCGAGGGCCCGGATCTTCTCGTAGGTGTCGACATCGACGAGCTTCGCGACGTACGCGAAATCGGAGTCGGGATCGTCGGCGAGCTCGGCCGCGACGATGCCGAGGACCTGGTCGCCGGTGAGCCCGACGATCGCGCCGAGCTCGGCCGCGGTCTGCTCGAGCGGAACCTTGACCCTGACCGTCTTCCCTGGATCGCCGGGGTCGGGTTGCTCGCGCTCGATCGGCCCCTTCTTCGCGTTCTTCGGCGAGAGGGCGACGTCGTAGCGCATGACGCTGTCGGCGAGCACGATGCCGTTTCGGTCGACGATCTCGCCGCGCGTGCCGTACACCGGAATCGGATCGGTCGAGCGCACCTCGTCGGCCTGCTCGTTGAGCGCCGCGGCGCGCACGACCTGGATGTCGACGAGGCGCACCACGAAGAGCGCGACGAGCACGACGAGCACGACTCCTGCCGCGAGGATCCTCCGCATCGGGTGACGGCTGATGCGGTTCACCTGGATCCTCCTCTGGCGGCTCTGCAGGTCAATGGGTGGTGGGCGTCGGCAGCGAACCGCTGACGGGCGGCGGCGCCGGTGCGGCCGGTACGGCCGGATCTGCAGCCGCTCCTCCGAGGCCGGCCCCCTGACCGCCCACAGGTGCAGTCTGCCCCGAGGGCTGCTCGGTCACGAGCGGCACGCCGCCGATCAGCACATTCGGAACCAGGGCAGCGGATGCCGCGGCTCCCCCGCTCGCGGCGGTCGGCTGCCCGAGCACCGCGCCGTCGCTGAGCCGCAGGAACACGGGGTTCGTGTTGGGAACCATGCCGAGCGCCTCGGCGTTCTTCGCGAGGTACTGCGGGGACTGCACCCGGTCGAGGTCCTCGGAGAGGGTCTGCTGCTGCCGGGAGAGCTTGGCCTGGCTGAGTTCGTAGCCGTCGATCTCGTAGGCGCCCTGCGTGACGGCGATCGACAGCATGAGCTGTGCGATCGCGATCGCCACGACGCCGCTGACGGCGATGACCGCGTACGCGAGGCGGGGCTTCGACCGCGCGGCGCGGTCGGGCGCCGGGCGGAGGATCTCGGGGATCCACGCGCGACGACGGATCTGTGCGGGTGCGAGTGCGCTCTGCGCGGGAAGTGCGCTCATGTCGCCCTCCTCACGCGTTCGGCGGCGCGCAGCCGCACGGGCTTCGCCCGCGGGTTCTCGACCTGTTCGGCCTCGCTCGCGAGTTCGGCGCCGCGCACGAGCAGCTTGAACTGCGGGCGGTGCTCGGGCAGTTCCATCGGCAGGTCGGCCGGAGCCGACGACGTGGAGGCGGCCTGCAGCACGCGCTTGACGATGCGGTCCTCGAGTGACTGGTAGGCGAGCACGACGATGCGGCCGCCGACGTTCAGCCCCTCGAGGGCGGCGGGCATCGCCCGCTGGAGCACCGAGAGCTCCTCGTTGACCTCGATGCGCAGCGCCTGGAAGACGCGCTTGGCCGGGTGACCCTGCCGCTGCACGGCAACCGGGGTCGCGTCGTGGATGATCGACACGAGTTCGGCCGATCGCAGGATCGGCTGGGTCTCGCGAGCCTTCACGATCGCCTTCGCGTATCGCGCCGAGAGCTTCTCCTCGCCGAAGTCCTGGAAGATGTGCCTCAGCTCGGACTCGCTGTACGTCGCGATGATGTCGGCCGCGGTGCGCCCGGTCGTGCCGTCCATGCGCATGTCGAGGGGCGCGTCCTTGGAATACGCGAATCCGCGCTCGGCGCGGTCGAGCTGCAGCGACGAGACGCCGAGGTCGAAGAGCACCGCGTCGACCTCGTCGTATCCCTCGGAGCCGATCGCCTCGAGGATGCCGTCGTAGACCGTGTGCACGAAGCGGGCGCGGTCGCCGAAGCGCGCGAGCCGCTCGCGGGCGATCCCGAGCGCATCGGTGTCGCGGTCGAGTCCGATGACCGTCAGCGACGGGAACCGCTCGAGCATCGCCGCCGTGTGGCCGCCCATGCCCAGCGTGGCGTCGACGACGACCGCGCCGTCGCGCCGCAGCGCGGGTTCGAGGAGTTCGAGCGTGCGCTCGAGCATGACCGGTGTGTGGATGCGTTCGATGTCCATGATGCCTCCGGGATCGTGTCCGACGGATTCCGATGCCCATCCGTTCGTCCTGTTGCGGGGAAGTGCAGCAGGCGCGTACGGCTGGGAGTCGCAACCCGTCGAGCTAGAAGAGCCCCGGGATCACCTCCTCCGCCGTCTCTGCGAAGGCCGCCTCCTGTTCGGCGAGGTAGGTCTGCCAGGCCGTGGCATCCCAGATCTCGACCCTGCTGCCGGCACCGATGACCGTGAGGTCTCGACCGAGCCCCGCATAGCTGCGGAGCGTTGCAGGGACCGTGATCCGGTGCTGCTTGTCGGGCGTCTCCGCGGAGGCCCCCGAGAGGAAGACGCGCATGTAGTCGCGCGCCTGCTTGCTCGTCACCGGGGCTTGGCGGATCTTCTCGTTCATCTGCTCGAACTCCCTGGCGCTGAACACGTAGATGCAGCGTTCCTGCCCGCGCGTGAGCACGAGACCGGTCGACAGTTCGTCCCGGAATTTGGCCGGAAGAATGACGCGGCCCTTCTCATCGAGCTTGGGCTCGTAGGTCCCGAGGAACACCGCACCACCCCCTTTCCTCCGACCAGGATCCAGGTGCCCCCACTTTACTCCACTCTCATCCCCGAAACAACGACATGCGGCCGATCGGTATGGAACAGCAGCAGAACTGCCCTGGAAAGACGGGCATTCACGGCGTGGAGGGGTGTGGAGGGATTCGAGCGCAACGGGGAGCAACGACGGCATTCCGATCGTCGGATGCCGCGTGCGCGCGCCGAGGCGGCCGCACCGTCCTCGCCATCGAGGTCTCGGATCAGCCGCAGAACCGCCGACTCGACGTGCCGGGAGCCCGGAAACGACGAAACGGGCCGATCCGGAGGATCGACCCGTTCAACGGTGGAGGGTGGTGGAGGGCCTAGTCGCCGCGCTCCTGGCGACGGTCCCAACGCTCGTTGAGGCGGTCCATGAAGCCGGCGGACTGCTGGCCCTGCGTCTTGCCGGTCGACGGCGCACCCTCTTCGGGAGCCGGAGCGGACGCACCTCGTTTGCCCGGCGTGATCGCGACGAGCACGCCCGCGAACATCATGGCGAAGCCGAGGATGCCGACGATGAGCATCTGCAGCGCCACTCCCGCGATGAGGGCGCCGGCGCCGATCACGGCGAGCAGAACACCGAGCACGATCGCCCGGTAGTTCGGGCGTCGCCCATGACCACCTCCGACCGCATGCACGAAGTCCGCATCATTGCGGTAGAGGTTCCGCTCCATCTCCTCGAGAAGACGTTGCTCCTGCTCTGAAAGCGGCATCTCTTTCCCCTCAGGCTCGGGACCGACGCATCCGTGCCCATTCTAGCGCCGCCCGGCCTCGCTAGGCTAGGCGAGTGGCTCAAGGTTCTCGACTGGTCGATCTGGTTCAAACGCGCATCGATGGGTTCCTCGATGACCGCAGCACCATTCTCCGCTCGATCGCACCCGAGCTGGAGCCGCTCGACGACTTCTCAAGGCGCTTTCTCAGCGGAGGCAAGCGCTTCCGGGCCCTGTTCTGCTATTGGGGCTGGGAGTCCGTCGGCGGAAGCGGATTCGACCCGTTCGGCGACGACGCCGAGCGCGACACCTTCCCGATCGTGTCGGCGGCCTCGGCGCTCGAGGTCTTCCACGCCGCGGCGCTCGTGCACGACGACATCATCGACAACTCCGACACGCGTCGTGGGGCACCGGCCGCGCACCGCCTGTTCGAGCGGATGCACGCCGATGCGGGCTGGCTGCGCAGCAGCGACGAGTTCGGCCGGGCGTCGGCGATCCTGCTCGGCGACCTCCTCCTCGGCTGGAGCGACGAACTGCTCGACGAAGGGCTCGACACTCTGAGCGACCGGGCCGCCGCTCGCGCGGCGCGTGCCGAGTTCATGCGCATGCGCACCGAGGTGACGGCCGGCCAGTATCTCGACATCCTGGCCGAGCAGTCGTGGCGCACGAAGCCCGATGACGAGCAGCGGCAGATCGCCGAGCGCGTGATCACGTACAAGGCCGCGAAGTACTCCGTCGAGTCGCCGCTCGCCCTCGGCGGGCTCATCGCCGGCGGCACACCGGCGCAGATCCGGTCCCTCCGCGACTTCGGGCTCCCGCTCGGCATGGCGTACCAGCTGCGCGACGATCTCCTCGGCGTCTACGGAGACCCGGCCGTCACGGGCAAGCCGAGCGGCGACGACCTGCGCGAGGGCAAGCGCACCATGCTCGTCGCGATCGCCAGGGAACGCCTGGCGGCCGGCCCCCGCAACCTGCTCGACGAGTTGCTCGGCGACCCCGAGCTCACCGACGAGCAGATCCGGATGCTGCAGCGGACCATCGGCGACTCGGGCGCCGTCGACGAGGTCGAGACGATCATCGCGGCCGAGGTCGGGCGTGCGCTCGCCGCCCTCGCCGACGCGCCGCTGAGCTCGCCTGCACGCTCCGAACTCGCCGCGCTCGCGACGACGGTCAGCCGCCGCAGCAGCTGATCGCATTCGGGCGGGGCCGGCCGGAGGCCGCGTCCCGGCCGTCGATCAGGTGGCGGTCGATCAGGCCAGCGCCTGCGCGACGCGCCTGACCTCGGCCTTGCGACCGGCCAGCAGGGCCGTGATCGGGCTGACGCCGAGACTCTCGTCTTCGTTCAGGAGCCACTCCAGCGCCTCGGCGTCGCTGAACCCGCCATCGCCGAGCACCACGATCGTGCCGTGCAGCTCGGGCAACGGGTGGCCGTCGCGGATGAAGACCGCGGGCACCTTGAGCACGCCGTCGAAGCGGGCGGCGAGCAGATGACGATCGTCGATCAGGCGACGCACCCGGCTGGGGGTCGAGCCGAAGAGCTCGACGAGGTCGGGAACGGTCAGCCATTCGGTCGCGGTCGAATCGGGCGCAGTCGCATCGGTCACGCCTCCAGCCTAGCCAGCGCGCGGTCTCGGAAGGTACCCGTCCGAGCTTGCGGAGCACCGCGCGGAGGCACCCGCCGACGTCGCATCGGGCCACTCCCGGTGACACGCGCGCATGTCGTTGACTCCTCCGGTCCGCTGTGGAACGGTGACGCACAGAACCGATGGGGGTCGGTCGAGGGGGCAGCATGACGAACGGCGAGACGCCGGCCGAGACGTCGGCACCGACGACCAGGCGCGAACTCGCGCGCGAACGGCGGCCACGCGGCATCCGTCGCCTGCTGACCCTGCCGATCGCGATCGTGGGCACGCTCGCCGTGACCCTCGGCGTCGTGCAGCCGGCCGTGGCGGCCCCGCACACCGCGAAGCGGCTCGCGAAGGCCAAGGCTGCGAACACCGAGGTGCGCCGCACGGCGGCGGTCGCGGCGGTCGCCCCGCCGGCAGAGGTCGTCGTCGCCGAGGGCGACACCGTGAGCGGGATCGCCGAACGCTACGGACTCGCGACGGCCGAGGTGCTCGCCGCGAACGGACTCGGATGGTCGAGTCTCATCTTCCCGGGCCAACGGCTGGCGCTGCCTGGCGGCTCGGTGCCCGTCGCGCCTCCACCCACGGCGGCCACCGACATCCGTCGCCACACCGTCGTCGCGGGCGACACCGTGAGCGGGATCGCCGAGCAGTACGGCCTTCGGGCGAGCGATGTGCTGAGCGCCAACGGCCTGAGCGCGTCGAGCCTGATCTTCCCCGGCGAGTCGATCGTGCTGCCAGGTACCGGTGGAGCGCCGGATGCCGCGGCGACCGCCGCTCCCCCGGCCGTGCCGCCGCCGGCCGCGCCCGAGCCCGCCGCCGCCGAAGCCGTGACCGCGGAACCCGTCGCACAGGTGGAGCCCGCCGCGCCGGCGGAACCCGCAGCGCCCGAGCCCGACCGCCCGGCAACGCTCACCGACGAGATGCGCGCCAACGCGCAGCTCGTCATCGATGTCGGCCGGTCGATCGGAGTGTCCGATGCGGGCATCGTGGTGGCGCTCGTCGCCGCGGCGCAGGAGTCCGGGCTCCGCGACCTCGACACCGGCGACCGCGACTCGCTCGGGCTCTTCCAGCAGCGGCCGAGTCAGGGCTGGGGAACGGTGGAGGAGGTCTCCGACCCCGCGCACGCGGCGCGCTCGTTCTACGGGGGGCCCGGCGGGCCCAACGCGGGCCGTGCACCGGGCCTGCTCGACGTCGACGGCTGGGAGTCCATGCCGGTCTCGGCCGCGGCGCAGGCCGTGCAGCACTCCGCGCACCCCGATCACTACGCGAAGTGGGAGACGGCGGCACGGGTCTGGATCGCAGAACTCGGCTGACCCGCGACCACCGGTCGCATCACGAAGCGATTCCGATCCCAGCGTGCACGGTGTGTAGTCGGCCATCGGCATGAACGACTTCGTACACTTCTCTGGTGACCACTGCGCCCGTCGACCCGATGATCGGCCGTCTCATCGACGGCCGGTACCAGGTGCGCTCGCGGATCGCGCGCGGCGGCATGGCCACGGTGTACCTCGCGACCGACCTGCGCCTCGAGCGCCGGGTCGCGATCAAGATCATGCACGGGCACCTCGCCGACGACAACACGTTCAAGACCCGCTTCGTGCAGGAGGCCCGCTCGGCCGCACGCCTGGCGCACCCGAACGTCGTGAACGTCTTCGACCAGGGCCAGGACTCCGACATGGCGTACCTCGTCATGGAATACCTGCCGGGCATCACCCTGCGCGACCTCCTCAAGGACTACAAGCGCCTCACGCCGGAGCAGACCGTCGATATCCTCGACGCCGTGCTCGCCGGCCTCGCGGCCGCGCACAAGGCCGGCATCGTTCACCGCGACCTCAAGCCCGAGAACGTGCTGCTCGCCGACGACGGCCGCATCAAGCTCGGCGACTTCGGCCTCGCGCGCGCAGCCAGCGCGAACACCGCGACCGGGCAGGCGCTGCTCGGCACGATCGCCTACCTCTCCCCCGAGCTCGTGACCCGCGGCATCGCCGATGCCCGCAGCGACATCTACGCCGTCGGCATCATGGTCTACGAGATGCTCACGGGCGAGCAGCCCTACGTCGGCGAGGCACCGATGGCGATCGCGTACCAGCACGCGAACGACCAGGTGCCGATGCCGAGCACCAAGAACCCGTCGGTCCCGGTCGAGCTCGACGAGCTCGTGCTGTGGTCGACGTCGCGCGACCCCGACGCGAGGCCTCGCGACGCGAAGGAGATGCTCGACCGGCTCCGGCAGATCGAACCCGAGATCCGCGGCGGTCGCATGAACACGACGCAGGCCACCTCGGTGCTCACCGGCGGCTTCCTCGCGGCACCCGCTCCGGTCGGCGCCTCGACGGCGGCGACCACGGTGCTCACGGGCACCGCGCTCGCGCCGACGCCCGTGCCGTCCCCGTCGTTCCCCCCGTCGGATGCCGACGGCGACGGCCCCGACGCTGCGGCGCTCACCACTGCGGCGGCGCACCGCCGCCGACGCGGCTACTGGATCCTCGCACTCGTGCTGCTGCTCACCGGCCTCGCCGCGGGCACCGGATGGTACTTCGGCGCCGGCCCCGGCTCCTACGCGACCGTGCCCCAGATCGTGAACGAGACCCCCGACGACGCTCGTGCCGCCCTCGTCGATGCGGGCTTCGAGGTCACCGATGCGCAACGCTCCGACCCCGAGGTCGCCGATGGACTGGTGTCGGGCAGCGATCCCGCGCCGGGCGAGCAAGCACAGCGCGGGTCGGCGCTCACGATGTACATCTCCACCGGTCCGGCGATCATCGCCGTCCCGCAGGTCGTCGGTGCTGCCGAGGCCGATGCCAGAACCCAGCTCTCGGCGTTCACGGTGAACGCGAAGTCGGTGGAGCAGTTCTCGGCCGATGTCCCCTCCGGCTCGGTCATCGCGGTGCTGGCCGCCGACGGCTCCCCCGTTCCCGACCAGTACGCGGAGCGCGGCAAGCTGAGCCTCGTCGTCTCCGTCGGTGCCGTGCCCCCGGTCGAGGGCAAGCTCGCGACCGACGCGGAGGCCGAGTTGAAGGCGGCCGGCCTGACGGTCGAGTACGCCGAACCGGTGTTCGACAACGAGGTGCCGAAGGACCACGTGAAGACGGCCGACTGGGCCGACGACCCGATGGTGCCGGGCTCGAAGGTCATGCTCACCGTCTCGAAGGGGCCCGACCTCGTCGCGGTCCCCGACGTGGTCGGCCAGTCCATGCGCGACGCCATCGCCGCGCTCGAGGCCGCGGAATTCGAGGTCAGCTACAGCCTGCCCGACGTGTTCCTCGACTTCGCCAAGGTGACCTCGACGGATCCCGCCGGGGCCGCGCAGGCACCGCGCGGCTCGACGATCACCGTCGTCGGTCAGCTCACGCTCTGACGCGGGTCTCCTGATCCGCGGCTCGGCTCCCCGTCGAACGGTCGCGACCTCACCTGCGCGCACCGGCGCGCAACGCAGAAGCGCGGCATCCGCTCATCGAGAACGGATGCCGCGCGCGCGGATGGATCAGCGGGCCGAGAGCTCCTCGGCCACGAGGAAGGCCAGCTCGAGCGACTGCATGTGGTTCAGTCGCGGGTCGCAGAGCGACTCGTACCGGGTCGCGAGCGAGGCCTCGTCGAGGTGCTCGGAGCCTCCGAGGCATTCCGTGACGTCGTCGCCCGTGAGCTCGACGTGGATGCCGCCCGGGAACGTGCCCGCTGCGCGGTGCGCCTCGAAGAAGCCCTTGACCTCGTCGACCACATCGTCGAAGCGACGTGTCTTGTAGCCGTTCGGCGTGGTGATGCCGTTGCCGTGCATCGGGTCGGTGACCCAGAGCGGCGTGGCGTCGCTGGCCTTGACGGCCTCGAGCAGGGGCGGCAGCCCGTCGCGGATCTTCGATGCGCCCATCCGGGTGATGAAGGTGAGCCGGCCGGGCTCGCGGTTCGGGTCGAGCTTGTCGATGAGCTCCAGCATGGTCTCGGGCGACGTGGTCGGGCCGAGCTTCACGCCGATCGGGTTGCGCACCCGCGACAGGAAGTCGACGTGCGCGCCATCGAGCTCGCGCGTGCGCTCGCCGATCCAGATGAAGTGCGCCGACGTGTCGTACGGCGTGCCCGTGCGGGAGTCGATGCGCGTCATCGGGCGCTCGTAGTCCATCAGCAGGCCCTCGTGGCCCGTGTAGAACTCGGTGTGCTTCAGCGCCTCGAAGTCGGCACCGCAGGCGTCCATGAACCGGACGGCACGATCGATGTCGCGCGCCATGGTCTCGTAGCGGGCGTTCGCGGGGTTCGCGGCGAAGCCCTGGTTCCACGAGTGCACCTGCCGCAGGTCGGCGAACCCGCCCTGCGTGAATGCCCGGATGAGGTTCAGCGTCGACGCGGCCATGTGGTAGCCGCGCACGAGCCGCGCCGGGTCGGCGTTGCGCGACTCGGGCGTGAAGTCGTAGCCGTTCACGATGTCGCCGCGGTAGGCGGGCAGCGTGACGTCGCCGCGGGTCTCGGTGTCGCTCGAGCGGGGCTTGGCGAACTGCCCGGCCATGCGGCCCATCTTCACGACGGGCATCGAGGCGCCGTACGTGAGCACGACGGCCATCTGCAGCACGGTCTTGACCCGGTTGCGGATCTGGTCGGCCGTGGCGCCCGCGAAGGTCTCGGCGCAGTCGCCGCCCTGCAGCAGGAAGGCCTCGCCGCGCGACGCGGCGGCGAGCCGGTCGCGCAGGTTGTCGACCTCGCCCGCGAACACCAGGGGCGGCAGCGTGGCCAGCTCGGCGGATGCCGCGGCCGCCGCTGCGGCGTCGGGCCACTGCGGCTGCTGCTTGATCGGCAGGGTGCGCCAATAGTCGAGGCCGTCGATCACGGAAGGAT
Encoded proteins:
- a CDS encoding DUF3040 domain-containing protein — protein: MPLSEQEQRLLEEMERNLYRNDADFVHAVGGGHGRRPNYRAIVLGVLLAVIGAGALIAGVALQMLIVGILGFAMMFAGVLVAITPGKRGASAPAPEEGAPSTGKTQGQQSAGFMDRLNERWDRRQERGD
- a CDS encoding polyprenyl synthetase family protein; this encodes MAQGSRLVDLVQTRIDGFLDDRSTILRSIAPELEPLDDFSRRFLSGGKRFRALFCYWGWESVGGSGFDPFGDDAERDTFPIVSAASALEVFHAAALVHDDIIDNSDTRRGAPAAHRLFERMHADAGWLRSSDEFGRASAILLGDLLLGWSDELLDEGLDTLSDRAAARAARAEFMRMRTEVTAGQYLDILAEQSWRTKPDDEQRQIAERVITYKAAKYSVESPLALGGLIAGGTPAQIRSLRDFGLPLGMAYQLRDDLLGVYGDPAVTGKPSGDDLREGKRTMLVAIARERLAAGPRNLLDELLGDPELTDEQIRMLQRTIGDSGAVDEVETIIAAEVGRALAALADAPLSSPARSELAALATTVSRRSS
- the pknB gene encoding Stk1 family PASTA domain-containing Ser/Thr kinase: MTTAPVDPMIGRLIDGRYQVRSRIARGGMATVYLATDLRLERRVAIKIMHGHLADDNTFKTRFVQEARSAARLAHPNVVNVFDQGQDSDMAYLVMEYLPGITLRDLLKDYKRLTPEQTVDILDAVLAGLAAAHKAGIVHRDLKPENVLLADDGRIKLGDFGLARAASANTATGQALLGTIAYLSPELVTRGIADARSDIYAVGIMVYEMLTGEQPYVGEAPMAIAYQHANDQVPMPSTKNPSVPVELDELVLWSTSRDPDARPRDAKEMLDRLRQIEPEIRGGRMNTTQATSVLTGGFLAAPAPVGASTAATTVLTGTALAPTPVPSPSFPPSDADGDGPDAAALTTAAAHRRRRGYWILALVLLLTGLAAGTGWYFGAGPGSYATVPQIVNETPDDARAALVDAGFEVTDAQRSDPEVADGLVSGSDPAPGEQAQRGSALTMYISTGPAIIAVPQVVGAAEADARTQLSAFTVNAKSVEQFSADVPSGSVIAVLAADGSPVPDQYAERGKLSLVVSVGAVPPVEGKLATDAEAELKAAGLTVEYAEPVFDNEVPKDHVKTADWADDPMVPGSKVMLTVSKGPDLVAVPDVVGQSMRDAIAALEAAEFEVSYSLPDVFLDFAKVTSTDPAGAAQAPRGSTITVVGQLTL
- a CDS encoding LysM peptidoglycan-binding domain-containing protein — its product is MTNGETPAETSAPTTRRELARERRPRGIRRLLTLPIAIVGTLAVTLGVVQPAVAAPHTAKRLAKAKAANTEVRRTAAVAAVAPPAEVVVAEGDTVSGIAERYGLATAEVLAANGLGWSSLIFPGQRLALPGGSVPVAPPPTAATDIRRHTVVAGDTVSGIAEQYGLRASDVLSANGLSASSLIFPGESIVLPGTGGAPDAAATAAPPAVPPPAAPEPAAAEAVTAEPVAQVEPAAPAEPAAPEPDRPATLTDEMRANAQLVIDVGRSIGVSDAGIVVALVAAAQESGLRDLDTGDRDSLGLFQQRPSQGWGTVEEVSDPAHAARSFYGGPGGPNAGRAPGLLDVDGWESMPVSAAAQAVQHSAHPDHYAKWETAARVWIAELG
- the mraZ gene encoding division/cell wall cluster transcriptional repressor MraZ; this translates as MFLGTYEPKLDEKGRVILPAKFRDELSTGLVLTRGQERCIYVFSAREFEQMNEKIRQAPVTSKQARDYMRVFLSGASAETPDKQHRITVPATLRSYAGLGRDLTVIGAGSRVEIWDATAWQTYLAEQEAAFAETAEEVIPGLF
- a CDS encoding Rv2175c family DNA-binding protein, producing MTDATAPDSTATEWLTVPDLVELFGSTPSRVRRLIDDRHLLAARFDGVLKVPAVFIRDGHPLPELHGTIVVLGDGGFSDAEALEWLLNEDESLGVSPITALLAGRKAEVRRVAQALA